One part of the Anaerolineales bacterium genome encodes these proteins:
- a CDS encoding ECF transporter S component — translation MAKKSSTWSTRDLLVTIVIGLAFGVLLIPVTWAYAGLLSAGGIFTRAILGGLYFLPAAFAAYVMRKPGATMLASILSALPSMLGPYSLIVLMIGGLIGLVGELFVWLLTRYKNFSTPRMLWLGMASGITVYLLILGSMLRTTAFEPSILLIAAVVSAVVFSACSLVARYLANSVVKTGVLANTALGETTADEI, via the coding sequence ATGGCTAAAAAGTCTTCTACATGGAGCACGCGCGACCTGCTGGTCACCATCGTGATTGGCCTGGCTTTCGGTGTGCTGCTGATCCCGGTAACCTGGGCATACGCCGGCCTGTTGAGCGCTGGCGGCATCTTCACCCGCGCCATCTTGGGCGGCCTGTATTTCCTGCCGGCTGCCTTTGCCGCCTATGTGATGCGCAAGCCGGGCGCCACCATGCTAGCCAGCATCCTCAGCGCGCTGCCCTCCATGCTGGGCCCATACAGCCTGATCGTACTTATGATCGGCGGGCTGATCGGCCTGGTGGGCGAGCTGTTCGTATGGCTGCTGACCCGCTACAAGAACTTCAGTACGCCGCGCATGCTGTGGCTGGGCATGGCCTCCGGCATCACGGTCTACCTGCTCATCCTCGGCTCCATGCTGCGCACCACCGCATTTGAACCCAGCATCCTGCTGATCGCGGCGGTCGTGTCCGCCGTCGTATTTTCCGCCTGCTCGCTGGTGGCGCGCTACCTGGCCAACTCGGTAGTCAAGACTGGCGTGCTGGCCAATACCGCCCTGGGAGAAACCACCGCGGATGAAATCTAA
- a CDS encoding ABC transporter ATP-binding protein — MSIIEIRALTVKYARRKLAAINQLNLNVQQGETLLLLGPSGSGKSTLALTLNGLLPQAVGELREGNVRVGGLDTQEHSVADLAQQVGILFQDPDAQFATLKVEDEIVFGLENLGQDPRTMEARIQQVLTDVGVLALRDRPVSALSGGEKQRVALASLLAMQPEILVFDEPTANLDSMGTQQVFALLAELKSRSKHTLVLIEHKLDELMHLIDRVVVLNPQGGILADGPPRLVFDEYGPALQEMGVWMPQVAVLAHELRRRGRELPLFPITLGEAVRAFRGWVAGSVAAAPQPAQSRSPAAPALEVKNLTFAYGHLEALHDVSVKVNQGDFLAIVGANGAGKTTLAKHLMGILRPPVGSIGLHGEEFTSIPAKQLARRIGYVFQNPEHQFVTETVWDEVAYGLRVMHEPEDVIAHKTQELLETFGLWRYAKANPFTLSYGEKRRLSVASMLALGQDVLILDEPTFGQDERNATALLKILRGLNQQGKTVIVITHDMRLVLENANRVVAMSAGKVLFDGTPAELAGLPQLLSEARLTLPPLARLSALLATEHPHLRSVLTMADYIALSQ, encoded by the coding sequence ATGTCGATTATTGAGATCCGCGCGCTGACCGTCAAATACGCGCGGCGCAAACTCGCGGCCATCAACCAGCTCAACCTGAATGTGCAGCAGGGCGAAACCCTGCTGCTGCTCGGCCCGTCCGGCTCCGGCAAGAGCACCCTGGCGCTCACCCTCAACGGCCTGCTGCCGCAGGCAGTGGGGGAGCTGCGCGAGGGCAATGTACGCGTAGGCGGCCTCGATACGCAGGAGCACAGCGTGGCCGACCTTGCACAGCAGGTCGGCATTCTGTTCCAGGATCCTGACGCCCAATTCGCCACCCTCAAGGTCGAAGACGAGATCGTCTTCGGCCTGGAGAACCTGGGCCAGGACCCCCGAACAATGGAAGCGCGCATCCAGCAAGTGCTCACCGATGTGGGCGTGCTGGCGTTGCGCGACCGCCCCGTCTCGGCCCTCTCCGGGGGCGAAAAGCAGCGCGTGGCCCTGGCCTCGCTGCTGGCGATGCAGCCGGAGATCCTGGTCTTCGACGAGCCCACCGCCAACCTCGACTCGATGGGCACCCAGCAGGTCTTTGCCCTGCTGGCCGAACTCAAATCACGCAGCAAGCATACGCTGGTGTTGATTGAGCACAAGCTCGATGAGCTGATGCACTTGATTGACCGCGTGGTAGTGCTGAATCCACAAGGCGGCATCCTGGCCGACGGCCCACCGCGCTTGGTCTTTGACGAATACGGCCCGGCTTTGCAGGAAATGGGCGTATGGATGCCGCAAGTGGCCGTGCTGGCGCACGAGCTGCGCCGCCGCGGGCGGGAGCTACCCCTGTTCCCGATCACACTGGGAGAAGCGGTGCGCGCTTTCCGAGGCTGGGTAGCGGGCTCGGTGGCGGCTGCGCCGCAGCCGGCGCAAAGCCGCAGCCCGGCCGCGCCGGCGCTCGAGGTCAAAAACCTCACCTTTGCCTACGGCCATCTCGAAGCCCTGCATGATGTTTCGGTAAAGGTCAACCAGGGCGATTTTCTGGCCATCGTCGGCGCCAATGGCGCCGGCAAGACCACCCTGGCCAAGCACCTGATGGGCATCCTGCGCCCGCCGGTGGGCAGCATTGGCCTACACGGCGAAGAATTCACCAGCATTCCCGCCAAGCAGCTTGCCCGGCGGATTGGCTACGTCTTCCAAAACCCTGAGCACCAGTTCGTCACCGAAACCGTCTGGGATGAAGTGGCGTATGGTTTGCGCGTCATGCACGAGCCCGAAGATGTCATCGCCCACAAGACCCAGGAGCTACTCGAGACCTTTGGCTTGTGGCGTTACGCCAAGGCCAATCCCTTCACCCTGAGCTACGGCGAGAAACGCCGCCTCAGTGTGGCCAGCATGCTGGCCCTGGGGCAGGACGTACTGATCCTGGACGAGCCCACCTTCGGGCAGGATGAACGCAACGCTACCGCTCTGCTCAAGATCCTGCGCGGGCTCAACCAGCAGGGCAAGACCGTCATCGTCATCACGCATGATATGCGCCTGGTGCTGGAGAACGCCAACCGCGTCGTGGCGATGAGCGCCGGCAAAGTACTGTTTGACGGCACCCCGGCTGAGCTGGCCGGCTTGCCGCAGCTGCTCTCTGAAGCGCGCCTGACCCTGCCGCCGCTGGCGCGGCTTTCCGCCCTGCTGGCCACCGAGCACCCGCACCTGCGCAGCGTGCTCACCATGGCCGACTACATCGCGCTGAGCCAATAG
- a CDS encoding energy-coupling factor transporter transmembrane protein EcfT: MQTLYQPHDSFLHRLNPLSKLLVAIPQMALMLLASEPWTPLAFAVLVSLTLLTLGRVPLGRFLRLLGPLMMIVLLFTALYPFLVRQSLVADTPLLFALGPIKLYQGGLYIALVTGLRILGLLISSLPFSLTTDSADFVRALVQQARLPYRIGYSTLAAFRFIPMLQSEMSVVQAAHRVRGVDSQPGWRGRLEQLRRSAVPLLTTAIRQAERTALAMDARAFGAHSQRTFFRRMHFSGWDWMYLLGYWGLSAVILLGLRSLGLLGPLHVLQIL, from the coding sequence ATGCAGACCCTATACCAGCCCCATGATTCATTTCTGCACCGGCTCAACCCGCTCAGCAAGCTGCTGGTTGCCATCCCGCAAATGGCGTTGATGCTGCTCGCCAGCGAGCCATGGACTCCACTGGCCTTCGCCGTTCTGGTGAGCTTGACCCTGCTCACGCTTGGCCGCGTCCCGCTGGGCCGTTTCCTGCGCCTGCTTGGCCCACTTATGATGATCGTTTTGCTCTTCACGGCCTTGTACCCATTCCTAGTGCGCCAAAGCCTGGTGGCGGATACACCTCTGCTGTTTGCCCTGGGGCCGATCAAGCTGTATCAAGGTGGCTTGTACATCGCGCTGGTGACGGGGCTGCGCATCCTGGGCCTGCTCATCAGCTCGCTGCCTTTCTCGCTCACCACCGATTCGGCTGATTTTGTACGTGCGCTGGTGCAGCAGGCCCGCCTGCCGTACCGGATCGGCTACAGCACTCTGGCCGCTTTCCGCTTCATCCCCATGCTGCAAAGCGAGATGTCCGTCGTGCAGGCCGCCCACCGCGTGCGCGGCGTGGACAGCCAGCCCGGCTGGCGCGGCCGACTGGAGCAGCTGCGCCGCTCCGCCGTGCCGCTGCTCACCACCGCCATCCGCCAAGCCGAGCGCACCGCCCTGGCCATGGATGCGCGCGCCTTCGGCGCCCACAGCCAGCGCACCTTCTTCCGCCGCATGCACTTTAGCGGCTGGGATTGGATGTACCTGCTGGGATACTGGGGGTTGAGCGCCGTGATCCTGCTCGGTCTGCGCTCGCTTGGCCTGTTGGGGCCGCTGCATGTGCTGCAGATTCTGTAG
- a CDS encoding NAD-dependent epimerase/dehydratase family protein, whose product MNFLITGAAGFLGSALANQLSREGHLVRGIDNLSSGEPQVLFDDVHFTRGDVNDRPKLWTLLQDIDCVYHLAARVLVAESLLYPREYTDANVGGTVSLMEAMRDVGVRRVVFASSGAVYGDQQEQPLREEASPFPHSPYAVSKLAAEYYVRTIGALWGIETVCLRIFNAYGPGQHLPPSHPPVVANWLRQAVRGGSLVVHGDGNQTRDFIHVSDVVRALVAAATAPGVDQRVINVGSGQETRMRDLAEMILEITGRHGEILYTPHNATGVSRMCADTQLASKLLGFTARMPLEKGLKQTLKEDARFKGA is encoded by the coding sequence ATGAATTTTCTTATCACCGGCGCGGCCGGTTTCCTGGGCTCGGCCCTCGCGAACCAACTCTCGCGTGAGGGTCACCTGGTCAGGGGTATTGACAACCTCTCCAGCGGCGAGCCGCAAGTGCTTTTTGATGATGTGCACTTCACGCGCGGCGATGTGAACGACCGCCCCAAGCTGTGGACCCTGTTGCAGGATATTGACTGCGTGTATCACCTGGCGGCGCGGGTGCTGGTGGCCGAATCGCTGCTGTACCCGCGCGAATACACGGACGCCAATGTGGGCGGCACCGTCAGCCTGATGGAAGCCATGCGGGATGTGGGCGTGCGCCGGGTGGTGTTCGCCTCCTCCGGCGCGGTGTACGGCGACCAGCAGGAGCAGCCGCTGCGCGAGGAAGCTTCGCCCTTCCCGCATTCGCCGTACGCGGTCTCCAAGCTGGCCGCTGAATACTATGTGCGCACCATCGGCGCTCTGTGGGGCATCGAGACGGTGTGCTTGCGCATCTTCAATGCGTATGGGCCGGGGCAGCACCTGCCGCCCTCGCACCCACCGGTGGTGGCCAACTGGCTACGGCAGGCGGTGCGCGGCGGCTCGCTAGTGGTGCATGGCGACGGCAACCAAACGCGCGATTTCATCCATGTGAGCGATGTGGTGCGGGCCCTGGTGGCGGCCGCCACCGCCCCCGGCGTGGACCAGCGCGTGATCAATGTGGGCAGTGGGCAGGAAACTCGCATGCGTGACCTGGCCGAGATGATCCTGGAGATCACCGGCCGCCACGGCGAGATCCTGTATACGCCGCACAATGCCACCGGCGTCTCACGCATGTGCGCGGATACGCAACTGGCCTCGAAGCTGTTGGGCTTCACCGCCCGCATGCCGCTCGAAAAGGGTTTGAAACAAACCCTAAAAGAAGACGCCCGTTTTAAGGGCGCCTAG
- a CDS encoding peptidylprolyl isomerase — MRSHLIIVTVALALLLAACGGAPAATSAAQTTQPAAAQAPSSYPAMQCTSISAPRDVTYFNRMPFAPISASDWARGPAGAPITLLIYSDFQCPTCAAFAETLTRLQTQYPEDIRLVYRHYPLIGTPQQPLNDKAAQAVIAAEAAGQQGMFWEMYDLLYGWQADWANLDADGFNDWLMEQATLLSLDTATFADALESEELAALAQAAWDEGQAQNLGTPPFVITNEGPHGGPIDFDSLDIILRLKLLAERQFNRCPDMQLEPGVSYTATIATERGNIVVELFPEVAPFAVNSFVFLAQQGWFEDTSFHRVLPGFVAQAGDPSGTGYGGPGYAFAIETSPSLLFDRAGLLAMANAGPTSNGSQFFITYGPAQHLNGGYSIFGQVIQGQNVVEALSPRDPSQALGLPPGDQILNITIEEN, encoded by the coding sequence ATGCGTTCACATCTAATCATCGTCACTGTTGCTTTGGCCCTGCTGCTGGCCGCCTGCGGCGGCGCACCTGCCGCCACGTCCGCCGCGCAGACCACCCAACCGGCCGCGGCCCAAGCCCCCAGCAGCTACCCGGCCATGCAGTGCACCTCCATCAGCGCCCCGCGGGATGTGACCTACTTCAACCGCATGCCCTTCGCGCCGATCAGCGCCAGCGATTGGGCACGCGGCCCGGCTGGCGCCCCCATTACGTTGTTGATCTACAGCGATTTCCAGTGCCCCACCTGCGCGGCATTTGCCGAAACACTGACCCGCCTGCAGACCCAATACCCTGAAGACATTCGCCTGGTCTACCGCCACTACCCGCTCATTGGCACGCCACAGCAGCCGCTGAACGACAAAGCCGCTCAAGCCGTGATCGCCGCCGAGGCGGCCGGGCAGCAAGGCATGTTCTGGGAAATGTATGACCTGCTCTACGGCTGGCAGGCTGACTGGGCAAACCTGGATGCAGATGGGTTCAATGACTGGCTGATGGAGCAGGCGACCCTGCTGAGCCTGGATACGGCCACCTTTGCCGATGCCCTCGAGAGCGAAGAGCTGGCCGCCCTGGCCCAGGCCGCCTGGGATGAGGGCCAGGCCCAGAACCTGGGCACACCGCCCTTCGTCATCACCAATGAAGGCCCGCATGGCGGCCCGATCGACTTTGACAGCCTGGACATTATCCTGCGTCTCAAGCTGCTGGCCGAACGCCAGTTCAACCGCTGCCCTGACATGCAGCTGGAGCCCGGGGTCAGCTACACCGCCACCATCGCCACGGAACGCGGCAACATCGTGGTCGAACTCTTCCCCGAAGTTGCGCCGTTCGCGGTGAACAGTTTCGTCTTCCTGGCCCAGCAGGGCTGGTTTGAAGACACCAGCTTCCACCGCGTGCTGCCGGGCTTCGTAGCCCAGGCGGGCGACCCCAGCGGCACTGGCTACGGTGGCCCCGGCTACGCCTTCGCCATCGAGACCAGTCCTAGCCTGCTATTCGACCGCGCCGGCCTGTTGGCCATGGCCAACGCCGGGCCAACCTCCAACGGCAGCCAGTTCTTCATTACCTACGGCCCCGCGCAGCACCTGAACGGCGGTTACAGCATCTTCGGCCAGGTAATCCAGGGCCAGAACGTGGTTGAAGCGCTTTCGCCGCGTGACCCCTCGCAGGCTCTCGGTCTGCCGCCCGGAGACCAGATCCTCAACATCACCATTGAGGAGAATTGA
- a CDS encoding PrsW family intramembrane metalloprotease: MSSRVARPAKTGFNWVSWLQFLGSGFGAAGFLSIGLSSLAYVALQPLLQPAEGPAWDLLLTSAAALWAGILLLPSAALSLAHLFNKPVRRFKLDPRMAVLAFVILPLAILAGSWLLESELHIVLPPVHILAASLSVGALVWLSLHRLQLGGPRLTWGALASGLTAAPFIAIILEFLVGFGLLIIGAVYVLSTPSLASQLPHIEAAMSGIQSGEELLVLLHDFFNDPFILGLLLLDLSLFTPLIEELFKPVALWILIWRRPITNAQGFAIGVLGGAGFALMENLFAGSTLDWASTTTVRLGATAFHIATAGLMGWAIARAKNEAKVLNVFLVYGFNILLHGLWNGIVVLQSFTPALLAGREVTAWLILLGIGTLCVYILMLMNYKLRPPLNPPPRRSVKAA, translated from the coding sequence TTGAGCTCCCGCGTCGCCCGCCCCGCAAAAACTGGATTCAACTGGGTCTCCTGGCTGCAATTCCTCGGCAGCGGTTTTGGCGCGGCAGGCTTCCTGAGCATTGGCCTGAGCTCACTGGCCTATGTGGCGTTGCAGCCGCTGCTGCAGCCCGCTGAAGGCCCAGCCTGGGATCTGCTGCTCACCTCGGCTGCCGCGCTGTGGGCGGGTATCCTGCTGCTGCCCTCGGCCGCGCTCAGCCTGGCGCACCTGTTCAACAAGCCTGTGCGGCGCTTCAAGCTGGACCCGCGTATGGCTGTCCTCGCGTTCGTCATCCTGCCTCTGGCGATCCTGGCAGGCAGCTGGCTGCTGGAGTCCGAGCTGCATATTGTGCTGCCGCCCGTGCACATCCTGGCCGCGTCCCTCTCCGTGGGGGCGCTGGTGTGGCTCTCACTGCATCGCCTGCAGCTGGGCGGCCCGCGCCTCACCTGGGGTGCATTAGCCAGCGGGCTTACCGCCGCACCCTTCATCGCCATCATCCTCGAGTTTCTCGTGGGCTTTGGCCTGCTCATCATCGGCGCTGTCTATGTACTCAGCACGCCTTCGCTAGCCAGCCAGCTACCTCACATTGAGGCGGCGATGTCAGGCATCCAAAGCGGGGAAGAGCTGCTGGTATTGCTGCACGACTTTTTCAACGATCCGTTCATCCTGGGCTTGCTGCTACTGGATCTTTCGCTCTTCACTCCTCTGATCGAGGAGCTGTTCAAACCGGTGGCGCTATGGATCCTGATCTGGCGCCGCCCCATCACCAACGCGCAAGGCTTTGCCATCGGCGTGCTGGGCGGGGCCGGCTTCGCCTTGATGGAGAATCTCTTCGCCGGCAGCACTCTCGATTGGGCCAGCACCACCACGGTGCGCCTGGGCGCCACGGCCTTTCACATCGCCACAGCCGGGCTGATGGGCTGGGCGATCGCCCGCGCCAAGAACGAGGCCAAAGTTCTGAATGTCTTCCTGGTCTATGGCTTCAACATCCTGCTGCACGGCCTGTGGAACGGCATCGTAGTGCTACAAAGCTTCACGCCTGCGCTGCTCGCAGGGCGCGAAGTGACGGCCTGGCTTATTCTGCTTGGCATCGGTACGCTATGCGTCTATATCCTGATGCTGATGAACTACAAACTACGCCCACCCCTCAACCCGCCTCCCAGGCGTTCAGTCAAAGCTGCATAA
- a CDS encoding penicillin acylase family protein, with translation MGKILRAIGLGLLGLVLLLAAVVAILLPGQIKASYPQIDGEIQVPGLQGEVEVIRDENGIPHIYASNEHDLFFAQGYVHAQDRFWQMDFQRHTSRGRLSELMGSNTVDIDQFLRTMGWERVARAEMELLDDQSVMMLEAYSAGVNAYMAERNGTELSLEYLFLKLLNSNYTPRPWEPLDTVSWAKAMAWDLRDNMDTEITRAILLKTFTPAQIAELYPAYAEDKPVMVPDFELGEESISVQQLAPHGAEVAALMQTLDTRIAALDALLDSDPNADLGSNSWVVSGDLTASGMPLFANDPHLGQSAPSIWYQVGLHCEPVGPDCNFNAAGVSFVGAPGVVLGHNDRIAWGFTNVGPDVMDLYVVLVNPDDPYQYEMNGEWVDMQVVIEEIVVAGGETIEMPVRITQFGPIVSDTYGDLTDFDETSGLNLPENYAVALSWTALQPGTTLQSLFHLNRAQNFEEFREAARQFVVPSQNLLYADVDGNIGYQMPGYIPLRAAGDGRYPAPGWTDQFAWIGYIPFEHLPYAYNPESGYIVTANNAVVDAEYPYHIADTWDYGYRAQSIVDMIENAPGLIDSAYYQQMLGDNLNLGALPVVDALVALDYGDARLNELRDLLTQWDGRHDKESAGAALFAPVWKHLLATTFNDDLPEIAWPNAGGGSGWYVVMENLLAQPDSAWWDDRATVDMVETRDDILQRAFAAGVTEVEDKLGKDESQWAWGDLHTITFEHGVMSSFPLIDRLFNPGPYRLSGGNSIVNATGWGGSPDYDTSTIPSKRTIFDLSDWQNALQITSLGQSGHVNHEHYNDLAPLWADIQFIPLHWERESIEAAAEGRLILKP, from the coding sequence ATGGGAAAGATTCTGCGCGCAATCGGGCTGGGCCTGCTGGGCCTGGTCCTGCTTTTGGCTGCGGTGGTGGCGATTCTGCTGCCCGGCCAGATCAAGGCTTCATATCCACAGATCGACGGTGAAATTCAGGTGCCTGGCCTGCAAGGCGAGGTTGAGGTCATTCGAGATGAGAATGGCATTCCGCACATCTATGCCAGCAATGAACACGACCTGTTCTTTGCCCAGGGATATGTGCACGCCCAGGACCGTTTCTGGCAGATGGATTTTCAGCGCCATACCAGCCGCGGCCGCCTATCTGAACTGATGGGCAGCAATACCGTGGATATTGACCAGTTCCTGCGGACGATGGGCTGGGAGCGTGTGGCCCGAGCTGAAATGGAGCTGCTGGACGACCAGAGCGTAATGATGTTGGAGGCCTACTCGGCCGGCGTGAACGCCTACATGGCCGAGCGCAACGGCACTGAGCTGAGCCTGGAGTACCTGTTCCTGAAGCTGCTGAACAGCAATTACACCCCGCGCCCCTGGGAGCCGCTGGATACCGTAAGCTGGGCCAAAGCGATGGCCTGGGACCTGCGCGACAACATGGACACTGAGATCACGCGCGCCATCCTGCTGAAGACCTTCACGCCGGCGCAGATCGCTGAGTTGTATCCCGCCTATGCGGAGGACAAGCCGGTGATGGTGCCCGATTTTGAACTTGGCGAAGAATCCATCAGCGTACAGCAACTGGCGCCGCACGGCGCCGAAGTGGCTGCGCTGATGCAAACCCTGGATACGCGCATCGCCGCTCTGGACGCGCTGCTGGACAGCGACCCGAATGCCGACCTGGGCTCCAACAGCTGGGTGGTATCGGGTGACCTGACCGCCAGCGGCATGCCGCTGTTCGCCAACGACCCGCACCTGGGCCAGAGCGCGCCATCCATCTGGTATCAGGTGGGCCTGCACTGTGAGCCGGTTGGCCCGGACTGCAACTTCAATGCGGCGGGCGTCTCGTTTGTGGGTGCGCCGGGTGTGGTGCTCGGGCACAATGACCGCATCGCCTGGGGCTTCACCAACGTTGGCCCGGACGTGATGGACTTGTACGTCGTGCTGGTGAACCCAGACGACCCCTACCAGTATGAAATGAACGGTGAATGGGTTGACATGCAAGTCGTGATCGAAGAGATCGTGGTGGCGGGCGGCGAGACGATCGAGATGCCGGTGCGTATCACCCAGTTTGGCCCGATCGTCTCTGACACGTATGGCGACTTGACTGATTTTGACGAAACCTCTGGCTTGAACCTGCCGGAGAATTATGCGGTGGCCTTGAGCTGGACGGCGTTGCAGCCTGGCACTACCCTTCAGTCGCTGTTTCATCTGAACCGCGCCCAGAACTTTGAGGAGTTCCGTGAAGCAGCGCGCCAGTTTGTCGTGCCCTCGCAGAACCTGCTGTATGCAGATGTGGATGGCAACATCGGTTACCAGATGCCAGGGTACATTCCCTTGCGGGCCGCTGGGGATGGACGTTACCCGGCCCCGGGTTGGACCGACCAGTTTGCCTGGATCGGCTACATTCCGTTTGAGCACCTTCCGTATGCTTACAATCCAGAATCGGGCTACATTGTGACCGCCAACAACGCGGTAGTGGATGCCGAGTACCCGTATCACATTGCAGACACGTGGGATTACGGATACCGCGCCCAGAGCATTGTGGACATGATCGAAAATGCGCCGGGCCTGATCGACAGCGCCTACTATCAGCAGATGCTGGGTGACAACCTGAACCTCGGTGCCTTGCCGGTGGTGGACGCCCTGGTGGCACTGGACTATGGCGACGCTCGGCTGAACGAGCTGCGCGACCTACTGACGCAGTGGGATGGCCGCCATGACAAGGAATCGGCCGGCGCAGCCCTATTTGCCCCGGTGTGGAAGCATTTGCTAGCCACGACGTTCAATGATGACCTGCCGGAGATCGCCTGGCCCAACGCCGGCGGCGGCAGCGGCTGGTATGTGGTGATGGAGAACCTGCTGGCGCAGCCTGACAGCGCCTGGTGGGATGACCGCGCCACGGTCGATATGGTCGAGACCCGCGATGACATCTTGCAGCGCGCTTTTGCTGCAGGCGTAACCGAGGTGGAAGACAAGCTGGGCAAAGACGAGAGCCAGTGGGCCTGGGGTGATCTGCATACGATCACTTTTGAGCACGGCGTGATGAGTAGCTTCCCGCTGATCGACCGCCTGTTCAACCCCGGCCCGTATCGCCTCTCGGGCGGCAATTCGATCGTGAATGCCACTGGCTGGGGCGGCAGCCCGGACTATGACACCAGCACCATCCCATCCAAGCGCACGATCTTTGATCTGAGCGACTGGCAGAATGCGCTGCAGATTACCTCGTTGGGCCAGTCAGGCCATGTGAATCATGAGCACTACAATGACCTGGCGCCGCTGTGGGCTGACATTCAGTTCATCCCGCTGCATTGGGAGCGCGAGTCCATTGAAGCCGCGGCCGAAGGACGCCTGATCCTCAAGCCGTAA
- the acpS gene encoding holo-ACP synthase, whose protein sequence is MSLHTGVDMVEVRRLREAIERHGDRFLKRIYTPRELEQLSGNLASLAARFAAKEAVAKALGTGIGDLSWLEVEILRGERKEPVLQLHGAALALAEKHGITRWSLSISHTQEHAIAFVVAM, encoded by the coding sequence ATGAGCCTGCACACGGGTGTGGACATGGTTGAGGTGCGCCGCCTTCGTGAGGCGATCGAGCGCCACGGCGACCGCTTCCTCAAGCGCATCTATACCCCGCGTGAATTGGAGCAACTGAGCGGCAATTTAGCCTCACTGGCGGCGCGTTTTGCCGCCAAGGAAGCCGTGGCCAAGGCGCTGGGCACCGGCATCGGCGACCTGAGCTGGCTGGAGGTCGAGATCCTGCGCGGCGAGCGCAAGGAGCCGGTGCTGCAACTGCACGGGGCGGCCCTGGCGTTGGCCGAGAAGCACGGCATCACCCGCTGGTCACTGAGCATTAGCCACACACAAGAGCATGCGATCGCTTTTGTGGTGGCCATGTAG
- a CDS encoding insulinase family protein, whose protein sequence is MTPRSAIPGADDITRVELANGIVVLARENPNSKAVTLRGSLLAGGLLDPDDKLGLADFTASMLMRGSAARDFQSIYDSLESIGASFGFNSGTHTTGFGGRSLAEDFGLLLQLGREALLTPTFPDEHVEKVRAQLMTGLSLRAQDTRDMASLLFDEMVYRDHPYARADEGHPHTISAITREDLVNFHKSNFGPRGMLLVVVGGISAAVAVEQIRAAFEDWQNPQQPVPVQLPEWQPLSARGYQRLDIAGKSQSDVIVGTGGPLRKAPDYMASSLGNNILGRFGLMGRVGDSVREKAGLAYYAYSSLGGGLGPDPWIVAAGVNPANEEQATELIFKEIDRFTTELVSEEELSDSKSNYIGSMPLSLESNGGVADALMSMERFQLGLDYYRKFPDEVNAVTRQQVLEAAAQYLKPDQMAVAVAGPPRTEAA, encoded by the coding sequence ATGACGCCGCGCTCTGCCATTCCAGGGGCGGATGACATCACGCGGGTGGAGCTGGCCAACGGCATCGTTGTGCTGGCGCGTGAGAACCCCAATTCCAAAGCCGTAACCTTGCGCGGCTCACTGCTGGCGGGCGGTCTGCTGGACCCTGACGATAAACTGGGTCTGGCCGACTTCACCGCCTCGATGTTGATGCGCGGCAGCGCAGCGCGTGACTTCCAAAGTATTTACGACTCGCTTGAATCCATCGGCGCCAGTTTTGGCTTCAACAGCGGCACGCACACCACTGGCTTTGGCGGGCGCTCGCTGGCTGAGGATTTTGGCCTGCTGCTGCAACTGGGCCGCGAAGCGCTGCTGACACCGACCTTCCCGGATGAGCATGTGGAAAAGGTGCGGGCGCAGCTGATGACCGGGCTCTCGCTGCGCGCCCAGGATACACGCGACATGGCTTCGCTGTTGTTCGACGAGATGGTGTATCGCGATCATCCGTATGCACGGGCCGATGAGGGCCACCCGCATACGATCAGCGCGATCACGCGGGAAGACCTGGTCAACTTTCACAAGAGCAATTTTGGGCCGCGTGGCATGCTGCTGGTGGTCGTGGGCGGTATCTCGGCCGCGGTGGCCGTAGAGCAGATCCGCGCTGCCTTCGAAGACTGGCAGAACCCACAGCAGCCGGTGCCCGTGCAGCTACCGGAATGGCAGCCGTTGTCCGCCCGCGGTTACCAGCGCCTAGACATTGCGGGCAAGAGCCAGAGCGATGTCATTGTGGGCACCGGCGGCCCGCTGCGCAAGGCCCCTGACTATATGGCCTCCTCGCTGGGCAACAACATCCTGGGCCGCTTTGGCCTGATGGGCCGCGTGGGCGATTCGGTGCGCGAGAAGGCCGGCCTGGCCTATTACGCCTACAGCAGTTTGGGCGGCGGGCTGGGGCCGGACCCGTGGATCGTGGCGGCGGGCGTCAACCCTGCCAATGAAGAGCAGGCCACCGAACTAATTTTCAAAGAAATTGATCGCTTCACCACCGAGCTGGTGAGCGAAGAAGAACTGAGTGACAGCAAATCCAACTACATTGGTAGCATGCCACTCTCGCTGGAGAGCAATGGCGGCGTGGCAGATGCCTTGATGAGCATGGAGCGCTTTCAGCTTGGGTTGGACTATTACCGCAAGTTCCCCGACGAGGTCAACGCCGTCACGCGCCAACAGGTGCTGGAAGCGGCGGCGCAGTATCTCAAGCCGGATCAGATGGCGGTGGCGGTAGCCGGGCCGCCGCGCACAGAGGCGGCATGA